A window of Rhododendron vialii isolate Sample 1 chromosome 11a, ASM3025357v1 contains these coding sequences:
- the LOC131306937 gene encoding uncharacterized protein LOC131306937, producing MVDATAGCERLSFMDAYRGYHQIALDPEDQEKTAFISPRGTYCCKVVPFGLKNAGATFQRSITKMFPGMLGKKVEAYIDDLVCRSRFAQDHLRDLGEVFAILKQRKLRLNAEKCAFGVSSGKFLGYMVRHRGIEADPAQILAVQNLRAPTTIKEVQRLTGMVAALNRFIRRSGDLCRPFFRAITTSRHRFIWTEECEQALKSLKQYLSHAPLLVKPLPDEDLYLYLAVSDHATSAVLVRREGMEHQPIFYSTVLRKTDTSSRILKFSQDLANFNIQFEPRTAIRGQVLADFFAELTPGLQDEANALATAAEEARIQEAEVLEGPSNCPAEPLRARYSLGRKKPKRQWKLFSGDAWRLTVDGASNVHGASAGIVLVSPDGTVHESVVSIGYTATNNEAEYEALIAGLQLALRLDADSVHVFCDSQLIVGHLNDDYQAKDQRMNAYVSHVLDLFGRFGRVEVEWIAREHKAHAHALAGLASVYNTSGSRTITFNEVPKPSFEKPCEQVMAITLGPSQLDSVVVYLKNQILPTNKREAYKIRCRAANFFLGPNDNLYRRTFTGPDLRVVHDDLVPTVLEELHSGSCGAHSGGRSLAQRALT from the exons ATGGTAGATGCAACAGCAGGATGCGAACGTTTGAGCTTTAtggatgcgtaccggggctaTCACCAAATAGCCTTGGACCcggaagatcaagagaagacggCCTTTATTTCTCCTCGGGGCACTTACTGCTGCAAGGTCGTGCCGTTCGGcctgaagaatgctggtgcgACCTTCCAACGCTCAATCACAAAGATGTTTCCTGGAATGCTCGGCAAAAAAGTAGAAGCTTATATCGATGATCTGGTTTGCAGAAGTAGGTTCGCTCAGGACCACCTTCGGGACTTAGGAGAAGTCTTTGCTATTTTGAAACAACGAAAGCTTCGTCTTAATGCCGAAAAATGTGCGTTTGGCGTAAGCTCGGGAAAATTTCTTGGTTACATGGTACGCCACCGAGGGATCGAGGCTGATCCAGCACAAATCCTGGCCGTACAAAATCTCCGAGCTCCCACTACTATCAAAGAAGTGCAACGACTTACAGGGATGGTGGCTGCTTTGAACCGATTCATTCGACGTTCGGGAGACCTTTGCCGTCCATTTTTCCGAGCGATCACCACCAGCCGACACAGATTCATATGGACCGAAGAATGTGAGCAGGCTTTGAAGTCTTTGAAGCAATACCTGTCTCACGCTCCCTTGCTCGTCAAGCCCCTACCCGATGAAGATCTATATCTTTACCTTGCTGTTTCCGACCACGCAACGAGTGCGGTTCTTGTTCGAAGAGAGGGGATGGAGCATCAACCGATCTTCTATTCCA ctgttCTTCGGAAGACGGATACGTCGAGCCGAATCCTGAAGTTCTCTCAAGATTTGGCCAACTTCAACATCCAATtcgagcctcggacagcaatcaGAGGGCAGGTCCtggccgacttctttgccgaactcacTCCCGGCTTACAAGACGAGGCCAATGCCTTGGCAACAGCCGCTGAAGAAGCTCGGATTCAGGAAGCAGAGGTTTTGGAAGGGCCGTCCAACTGCCCTGCCGAACCACTACGTGCTCGATATTCCCTCGGACGCAAGAAACCCAAACGACAATGGaagctcttctccggcgacgctTGGCGACTGACAGTCGATGGAGCTTCTAATGTTCATGGAGCTAGTGCAGGCATCGTCCTTGTGTCACCCGACGGGACTGTTCATGAAAGCGTGGTTTCGATTGGGTACACGGCGACGAACAATGAGGCGGAATATGAAGCTCTAATTGCAGgcctccaacttgctcttcggcTGGATGCGGATTCGGTTCATGTCTTTTGTGACTCTCAGCTCATTGTGGGGCATTTAAACGAtgattatcaagccaaagatcAACGTATGAATGCTTACGTGAGCCACGTCTTAGATTTGTTCGGAAGATTTGGACGCGTAGAAGTGGAATGGATTGCTCGGGAGCATAAGGCCCATGCTCACGCCCTTGCAGGTCTTGCTTCAGTCTACAATACCTCGGGCAGTCGCACTATCACCTTCAACGAGGTCCCCAAACCAAGCTTCGAAAAGCCATGTGAACAGGTTATGGCCATCACCCTCGGTCCAAGCCAGCTGGATTCTGTGGTTGTTTACCTGAAGAACCAGATCCTACCGACGAACAAGCGCGAAGCGTACAAAATCCGTTGCCGAGCTGCCAACTTTTTCCTGGGACCGAACGACAATCTCTACCGGCGAACTTTCACTGGCCCCGATCTGCGTGTCGTCCACGACGATCTTGTGCCAACCGTTCTGGAGGAACTTCATTCGGGTAGCTGTGGGGCTCACTCAGGAGGACGGTCCCTTGCACAGCGTGCCCTGACataa
- the LOC131306936 gene encoding uncharacterized protein LOC131306936, with product MCKIFPLTLSEPIMLWYNQLKPKSISCFNELELEFSKCFVTSNIQLKTLSMLVNMRRGASETLRLYTKRYWEVYNLIPDCDQGVAAESFMNGLDPTSAMFRDLSRNPPKTMEELMAIIEKDCVHEEAMAERNPPKASEPPKTSGPKKQVSNVRQGQGGQGGSSQPTTKPTNGGRPPQHPRPQPWQQTKREPRPDEYIAEHTVFTEPIYKLLNIIGKLPFFVWPTVLLGTVGSGPGMCTYHKERGHYTTQCPPFKRYLEELAAAGHLNQWIDVRRNPLPPPPPLIGNLVSVIQGLVSEGRVAELHLEIDRAVFSQSVCNIGTSGKRKWEDPSFNSDITFSSDDLKGVQLPHTDALVVTIAIEKSTVQRVLIDQGSSADMMFYSTFLSLGLSPAQLWTASTPLVSFTGAPVWPLGLATLPVRAGSRVLQIEFVVVASPSPYNVILGRTWLHEMKAVASTYHQAAGGAVSSTLISRSYRSCNNRSESTVGRWRHSGSAISHLACQSSGCPEEKWEIKGMHRLHEPQ from the exons CTGGTGAACATGCGGAGAGGTGCCAGTGAAACCTTACGGCTTTATACCAAGCGATATTGGGAAGTCTACAATCTTATTCCTGACTGTGATCAAGGAGTTGCGGCGGAATCTTttatgaacggcttggatccgACCTCGGCCATGTTCCGTGACCTGTCACGTAATCCACCTAAGACGATGGAAGAGCTCATGGCCATAATCGAAAAAGATTGCGTCCATGAAGAAGCAATGGCCGAGCGAAATCCGCCAAAGGCTTCGGAGCCCCCAAAAACCTCTGGACCGAAGAAGCAAGTTTCAAACGTTCGCCAGGGGCAAGGGGGCCAAGGCGGCTCAAGCCAACCAACCACAAAGCCGACCAACGGCGGCCGACCTCCGCAACACCCTCGGCCACAACCTTGGCAGCAAACCAAACGAGAGCCACGGCCAGACGAGTACATTGCTGAGCATACGGTATTCACTGAACCAATTTACAAGCTCCTTAACATCATTGGCAAATTGCCATTTTTTGTTTGGCCAACTGTACTCTTAGGCACCGTCGGGAGCGGACCAGGGATGTGCACGTACCATAAGGAACGTGGCCATTATACTACGCAATGCCCACCTTTTAAAAGGTATCTAGAGGAACTGGCAGCGGCTGGGCATCTAAATCAATGGATCGACGTTCGGCGGAACCCGCTCCCGCCGCCTCCTCCTCTCATCGGCAATCTCGTAAGTGTAATACAGGGATTGGTTTCCGAAGGGAGGGTGGCCGAGCTTCATTTAGAAATTGACAGGGCCGTCTTCTCTCAATCCGTCTGCAACATCGGCACTTCTGGCAAACGAAAGTGGGAGGATCCGAGCTTCAACAGCGAtattactttttcatccgaCGACTTGAAAGGGGTCCAACTCCCTCATACAGATGCCCTCGTCGTTACTATTGCTATTGAAAAATCAACCGTACAGCGAGTATTGATAGACCAGGGAAGCTCGGCGGACATGATGTTTTACTCAACATTCCTGAGCCTCGGATTATCTCCCGCTCAGCTTTGGACAGCATCAACTCCACTTGTAAGCTTCACTGGAGCCCCGGTTTGGCCGCTCGGCCTGGCCACTCTTCCTGTGCGGGCGGGATCACGTGTTCTCCAAATTGAATTCGTGGTGGTCGCTTCTCCGAGTCCATACAACGTCATCCTCGGCCGAACCTGGTTGCATGAAATGAAGGCAGTCGCCTCCACCTATCACCAG GCGGCCGGTGGTGCAGTAAGTTCGACGCTCATCAGCCGCTCATACCGAAGCTGTAATAACCGAAGTGAATCAACTGTTGGACGCTGGCGTCATTCGGGAAGTGCTATATCCCACCTGGCTTGCCAATCCAGTGGTTGTcccgaagaaaaatgggaaattaAGGGTATGCATCGATTACACGAACCTCAATGA